The Geobacillus genomosp. 3 genome segment TGACGACATCTTCGGTCGCCGACAGCCCTTCTACCGCCCCGGTTGGCGTTCCGGCCGTAATGAAGGCGGCGTCGATCGTTCCATCTTGGATGCCGGAGACGGAATCATCAAACGACAAGTTGCGCACCTTAATATCGTCAAACGTCATTCCGTGGACTTCCAAAATTTGCTCAGCGTTCGCCCGCGTTCCCGAACCGGCTTCCCCAACGGAAACGACTTTCCCTTTCAAATCTTCCACTGACTGAATGCCGGATTTTTTCGTTGTGACGATTTGGATCGTTTCCGGGTAAAGGGTCGCAATCCCTTTAACGCTTTCAATTTTCTCTTTAAACATAAGCTTTCCTTCGGTCGCATATGTCGCGATATCGGTTTGGGCGAACGCGATTTCCGCATCACCGGCATCCAAAATGGCCATGTTTTCCGCCGATGCACCAGACGTAATCGCATTGGCGTCAATGCCGGTCTCATCTTTAATAATATCCGCAAACGCACCGCCAAGCGGATAGTACGTTCCACCCGTTCCGCCGGTGGCAATGCTGAGGAATTTCACGTCGCCGCCTTGCTGTTCACCGGCTCCTTCCTGTTCCGCCCCTCCGCCGCCGTTGCCGTTGCCGCAGGCTCCAAGCAGCAGCGACATAGAAAGAACGGCCATCAGACGCATGAACCGCTTTCGTTTCTTCATTGTCATCATCCCCTTTTCTATTTTTCTTTCCCTTTTGATTATATTGTATTAAAAATACTTTCACAACTATGAAACAATTCCAATCACCCCTGCATCCAACATTTACCTTCCCCAACTTCTGCTTTGAAAAGCGTGGGATTGCGATCCCTTCTCTTTCAAGCGGCCTCATCGATACAACATTACCGGGCGGCCACGGCCGAGTTATTGCTGCTGCCTCCATCGTCCTGCGGGAACCTGGCCGTACGAACGATCCGCCTGCCAAAAGGTCTGGTTGACAAATTCAGCAGCCTCAGGCGATAAATAGAGCCATTGTTCCACTCACGATGTGAATCCTCTATTTTTTCTAAACCCATAAAGCCGCAAACTCCCCTACACTACCGCCGCAACGAGCCGGCTGCTGATGGCGTTTTTCCCCCCTTCCTTCGGCCCCGCAGCCGGGCACGAACGGCAAAAATCCGACAATCGTCGGACTTCAATGGGAAGACAAATTGTCATAAAATTTAAACATATTAAAGCGCTTACAGCGCCTACTATTCAAAAAGGGGGAGGAGAAAAGCCATGGAAATGGCGACAAAACTGGTCATCATTGGGGGGCGCACGGCGAAAAAGCCGCTGCTCGCCGCGCTGTTAGGGGGGTTCCTGCTGTTGGGCGCCTTGCTGTCGATCTTCGGGCTGACGGGCGTCGCCTACGCCGTGCCGCTTGGCGGCGTCGGGGAGTTCACCGTCCAGTTCAAAACGCTCGAGGGCAACGGTTTTAAAATGTACGGCGGGATGGCGGAATCCGGAAAAGCCAAACAAACGCCCGTGTTTGTCAACGAGATTAACAAAGCAACCATCCAAGGACTCAAAATTTCGAAAGATTTCGAGGCGCTGAACCTCCGCGTTGTCATCGAGGCTGGGGGGACTGTATCGATTGACGGCCTCGTCCAAAAAGCAACGCAAATTAACGGCAACATCTCCTTCGGCAGCCTGACAATGAAAGAAAACTATATCGGCGACGTTGAGGGAGATGTGCAAAAAGCAGCGGCTGAGTTCACCCAAAACGCCAATACGATTCATATTGAAAACGGCGACTTGAAAACCGTCTATTTGTTCCAGCAAGCCGTATCGCTTCCGGGCATGAAAGTATATTTCGAACCGCTGAAATAGCGATGCTACCTTAAGTAAGGAATGATGGAGATGATCCGTTCCCGTTGGCAGGCACTTCAACGTTGGCGCAAACGGCGTCCATTTTGGGGAGCGACGCTGCTGTTGCTGTCGGGCTTGATCATTTTATGGATTCCGGCGCACTTATATGAAATTTCGCTCGTCCCCGGCAGCACCGTCTTCGTCGGCTTTTTCCTCGGCGGGATGGTATTGTTGATGGCCATCCTGTCGTATACAATGCCGCGGCTGTCCACGTTGTTTGGCATCATCGGCATGTTCAGCGCCATTTTGTCGATCATGGGCGCCTTAGGCGGCTTCTTAGTCGGCACCATTCTTGGCATCATCGGCGGGGCGCTTTGCATCGCCTGGCGGCCGCAATGGGCCGAAGCCGGCGCGCCGATGGCGCACAGCGAAGCCGCGGCGGATCAAGAACGCCATGCTCCGGCGGCAGACTGAACAACCTATAGGTGAATGCCCCGCGGGACAGCGGGGCGAACCGAAAGCGCCGTGCATCAACCGGAATGCGCGGCGCTTTGCCATTTTCCCGGCCTCCCCGCCTGTTTCTGCGTCGAAAGCCGCAAAGCAGCCATCGTCTGCGGAAACAAGGCGCACCGGCCCGCACTTCCCGCGGCGGGGCAAATGAAAAAACGGCTGCCGCAGCAGCCGTCATTGCGTGATGTGAAATTGAAAAAGCCAAAAATGGAGACGGTGGGAGTCGAACCCACGTCCAGAGGCATCGCCACTTAAGCATCTACGAGCGTAGTCGGTATATTTCGCTTCGCCGTCCGTTCCGCCTACCGACAGGCCTCCCGGCGGCTAGCCTGGTTCGTCTCTTCCCTCGTCCTCAGGCGGCGGAGTTGGGCGTAGCCCGCTTCATATGAAGCCCTCGGACGCCACACGGGCGATGGCGGGAGGAGCTAGCTGCAGCAATTAGGCAGCTAAAGCGTAGTTTTGTTTGCCAGTTATCTTTAGGTGACGTTTTTACGAGGACGTCCCCCTCGGCTCGCCGCTTAAGCTCGACCTACCCCTGTCGAATCCGGATCGTCCCCGCGATGCGAAGAGATCGGAACAGCTTAAGCATGGGATAACTGGCTGTTGCACTTTTTATTATACCATGTCGTTGCGCATTTGCAATGGGAATGTTTTCAATATCGGTGAAACCCGGTGAGTTTTGCCGCCGCGGTCGAATCCGCCGGAAAAGAAGAGCTGATGCGCCAAAGCTTCTCCGCTTGAGAAGAGCCGGCTTTAAGCCGGTTTTTCCGTCCGCCGCTTACACCCTACAGCTTTT includes the following:
- a CDS encoding DUF6114 domain-containing protein, encoding MIRSRWQALQRWRKRRPFWGATLLLLSGLIILWIPAHLYEISLVPGSTVFVGFFLGGMVLLMAILSYTMPRLSTLFGIIGMFSAILSIMGALGGFLVGTILGIIGGALCIAWRPQWAEAGAPMAHSEAAADQERHAPAAD
- a CDS encoding TAXI family TRAP transporter solute-binding subunit, whose protein sequence is MKKRKRFMRLMAVLSMSLLLGACGNGNGGGGAEQEGAGEQQGGDVKFLSIATGGTGGTYYPLGGAFADIIKDETGIDANAITSGASAENMAILDAGDAEIAFAQTDIATYATEGKLMFKEKIESVKGIATLYPETIQIVTTKKSGIQSVEDLKGKVVSVGEAGSGTRANAEQILEVHGMTFDDIKVRNLSFDDSVSGIQDGTIDAAFITAGTPTGAVEGLSATEDVVIVPIAEDKINALIEKYPYYAKDEVPKGTYKLAETVPTVAVRAMLVARADLPEDAVYNITKAIFENLDKVKHAKAQQIKLEHALDGMSIELHPGAKKYFDEKGVKAE
- a CDS encoding DUF6230 family protein, producing MEMATKLVIIGGRTAKKPLLAALLGGFLLLGALLSIFGLTGVAYAVPLGGVGEFTVQFKTLEGNGFKMYGGMAESGKAKQTPVFVNEINKATIQGLKISKDFEALNLRVVIEAGGTVSIDGLVQKATQINGNISFGSLTMKENYIGDVEGDVQKAAAEFTQNANTIHIENGDLKTVYLFQQAVSLPGMKVYFEPLK